The Glycine soja cultivar W05 chromosome 4, ASM419377v2, whole genome shotgun sequence genomic sequence atatcaaattattgCCAGGGTTATAACTTTCTTGTGAAGACAACAATAGCTCACTACTTACAATTACCATGAGCTTGCAATTGCATGAGTCCTAGTGCCTAGTTACTTGGTTTATTATAGAAACCTTAGACTAAAGTTTTCTGTGTGTAGCACAAGCTGGAGCATCAAAGTTGGGGTATACAACAAATGCAATGGACAAAGGAGTCATGTATATTGGAGATCGCACGTTATTGCGCACTGGATCCAACGGTGGAAGATCTCCTTCGTCTGTTAACTCCAATGGAATACCATTCAGCACCATGGTTTGGCTTCTGAGGTAACCATCTTTTGGAGTTAGGTGATACTCCTCCCTGAATGTGACCTCTGACCCTTTTGTTCCAACCCAAGAGAATGTCTTCTTGAGTTTATCAAAAAATGAACTTTCCTTATGGGTGCTTGTGGCCACTTCATTTTCTACAACACTTGCAGTCACCGGGTTTCGGACAGTGAGTATGAAATCTGTCTGATTGCTTAAGTTTATCAGAAGTAACGTTACACCCGCCTGTAGAATGAAATTGATAAGAACTAGAAAGATGGTAAAAGTAAATACTGAAAGAATCAGAACATATCTTTTAGACTCCTTATAGAATCTTAAGTCACAGGATATAAAGCCCAAGTCCTAgcaaatttcacttaaataaaaagaattggTAGCATATTAAGAGTGGCAGAGTGTACTCAAATTTTCACACTCGTTCGTTACCAACAATATTGCATATAATTAACCATCAAAATCCAGGAATCAAAGATTTTATTGGGTTGATGGGCAAAAATTCAATCTGTTGTAAACTTTTGTGCATATAACTCAATGTGTCACATTCTTGATTCTAATGATCAAATTTACATATCAAATGTCAGTATGTTAGGCCTCATATGATGCTATATCATGTTTGATTTTTAGTAGTTGGAATGGTAATAAAACATCTTATAATGAACCCCACATTAATGTGACTCTAATATTAGATCTTGCTATACGAGTTGAACTAAATTAGGGAACTTACTCTATCTTTTGTGCAATGGGCATAAGTGCGTAAAAAGGGTGAAGAAACATCACTTGAGACTGCAAGAACCTTCTTCCCCATTAATCGATGCCACAAAACTGCACTGTTTAGAAACAAGGCCAGAACCTAGGATTAGGTATGTTCAAACATGATGTAATAATCACCAGAAATCTTCAAGTAAccttcaaggaaaaaaaaagtattctcTTTTCGTTTGTTGCAATTTTCAATTAGTACTTACCTGTAGTAGTCAGGATTGGGAGCAAAGGTGGTGGTATTGAGAAGGCCATAGTTCCCTCCAATTAAAGTCTGCCTGCAATAGACTTTAGTGCTGTAGCAGGATGCTATTCCAAGTTGATCTAAGTACCTGagccatttaaatttcaaaacttaCAATAAATCACAACCAATTTAAAAAAGAACCAATTTTATATTTAGCAACATGTTTTgctaaatataacaaaaaaacatcataatccatcctttagaaattaaaaaagaacaaaaatgataGAAGGAATGGACAACCAATTTTACCCACCAAAAGCTGTTTAGAAATCTGTTAGAAACATGATTGCCACCACTGTTGTATGCCCCTCCAGCTTCTCCTACCCATGCAGAAGACCAAGGACCATATATTTTAATGGTTTCTGAAAGATTGCCGAAAATTGATTCCACCCTGCTCAAGCGCTCAGGATCTAGAATCTTCCTTTCAAGATGCTCATCACTACCTGAAAGAGAAATCAACTTAGAAACACTGATCAGGAATGACAGACAATAGTATTTTTCAAGCAAGTGAACAAAGTATACCCTTGGTACAAGATAAGCTGATAAGGTTAAATAttgaaatgaatatattatatatcagTTGCTAGTGCATATCtttcaatgcaaggaaaaaGTAAGCACTTAtgagaaaaacaaattaaacagaAATGATCCAGTATTAAAGTATATGATGGGGTAGTTCTACATGGCACAATTTCATGTTGGCATTCATATTAATGTAAACATCTTTCGGTAGCTTTGAAGACAATCAAGGAGATGGGAGGCTAAGACGTATCTCTACATAAATTAGCAAATCCAACCTTCATATATTATCTCTCtagataatatcattttttgtcAAAAGAGGCCTTTCATAGTCTATTTTAGCAAACTCTCTTGCAATTATATGGTTTTTCAGAAATGACAgcattttctttttgaatgTAATATATAGAAAGGGAACAAACAAATATGAAgataaacatcatcatcatcatgttaATGAAAGAGAAGCAATAATCTAACAATTAAGCATGACTTATTGCCTCAACTGATTTCATGCCAGTGTACTACTACTCACAAGAAATGAGAATAgaaacaaaggaaggattgtctaGATATTTTAGATTATCAAATATTTGGTAACAGAGCCTATATAGCAGAAAGAATTAAGTAAGTGACAATCAAACCTGGGCccaaattatataaatgatgAGTCAGAACATTGATTATGCCTGAACCCGAAACCTGAAGAAGCCTGTCATACCaatgtttttcataaaatcCCCCAGGTGCGACAAGTGAAGGCTTGAACTTGGAGCTCTCGTATAACGTGCTTAGAATTTGTTTAAGCTTTATCAAGTCTTTCCCATATTGTGCAACACCAACACTTGCACCAATGCCCTTACCACTCAACTCATTACCTACAGCACCGGATGCAAGAATAAtgttaaatcaaacaaaaatgagCATAACAAATAAACATGTCTGTTGTCCTACCAAGTTCCCATGAATCAATCTTGTATCCCTTTGAAATAGTGTACTCTATAAAATCATACGCATTTGTAGGGTCCCAGGCTCCTTCCCAAACATTATGACTAATCTGGTGCTTCCCATGCAGTGCATTCAAGCCAAATGTCACAATGGCCCTGCAAGTGTCGAACTCCTGTTAAATTACATCACAGCTAATCATCCCTCCCTCATCCCTTTCTTACATAAATACATATAAATACATAGTATATTAAATCATATGCAAACTGACATGCAAATTCTGTCTTAATTTATTCACACAAAGTGAGGTTACAAGAATGGAATCAAGCATAATCATAGCCTAATATCTCAGATATTCACCATAACTGATGATCttcaataataagaataaataaagcATCTAGAGTGAGTGATTATCAGGGCAAAGCAACTACTTTGAAATTATCTCCTTTTAGTACTCACCGATTCAACTACAGAgcctattattatattatatcaccAATGGAAGTATATAAACTGCACATCATTAGAATACGCAATTAAGTTGAAACAGTAATTCCAAatagagtttgaggaaataacTCAGAGTGCAAGTACTGACCATCATGCACCAATGAAGGGATGTCCTGTAGCATGTATTCTCGAACAAAACATTTAAACAGAAACAGGTACTTCCTTTAGCAGCTATCAGAATTAAAAATGTGACTCGAGCAAATGAAAGTTATTACTTTGTTATAGTACCCAAATTAAAtacctcattttatttttcatacttTTGCTTTGGCTCAAAGGAAGAGGGGATGAGAGAGGTGGTGAAATAACAATAAGTCTCAATGTTAAAATATCTCACCCTGTCTCGTTGAAAAACTGATTCAGCTCATCCCACCTTTTCATGTGTAAACATCCCTTTGAAAATCCAAACAATCCACCTTTAACCTTTTGAAGGGGATGGCAAGGAGACTTCAAACTTCCCACATCATACAGAACCTGGTCTTGCAAAGAACCTCCAAGTCTTATCCTCAATGGCCTGAGGGCTATCGTGCAACAATCATGAAACAAATAACATCATGCTAAACATAATTATTCCAAAGAAGAAGatattcataaaatacattataaCTTTATGCAGTCACAAACAACAGAATGTCATCAGAGTAACTGATGACATTTGTCATCAGAGTGAGACAAGTCCTCAGAGTAACTTTATATAGAATGTCATCAGAGTAACTTTATATATAAGTAATGCAGATATACACACCTTGGATTGCCTTGGCAAGGAAAGGATGAGACAAGTCCTGAAAATCCAATCCACATTAAAGTGAACAATGAATAAAATTACTTGATTGCTTGCCAAGGTTCTAAATAGGGGATTGGGAGTGGAAGGGAAACATAAATTCTAAAGAGTgttcatttcaatttctatacAAATGCATTCCATAACACTCACCAAATTTACAACAGAAGAATAGCCCCAGGGGCAATGGTTGTAGTCACACTTATCATGAGGCCACCAATCAATAGTGGCACAAATAAAGTTATCACCTGTTTCAGCCTTTGTCTGAGCTCCATCTACTAGAAGTGAACCATGTTCAATATCTTGACTTAAAGTGGCTTGAAGAGAAGCCAAAAAGAGAAACAATGCAAGGTGGAATCTCATTTGTGGATCAACTGTATGAGCAGCAGCATCCAAGTCCAACACAACTAATCCAAATCAACTGCAGTAAAGAATAGAAGAAAATTTACTAACAGATTTTCTGAAGCTACATTATTGCAAAACCTGTTAAATTAGCACTACCTAATGATTAGTCATGGTTAAATTGTTAAGTAGAAACCAGAaattaaaaagactaaaaagGGAATATTATGATAGTCTAATTTTCCCGAAatggaaaataataatactcataactatttacaaaaaaataaaatgaaatgaa encodes the following:
- the LOC114409685 gene encoding heparanase-like protein 1 isoform X2 encodes the protein MRFHLALFLFLASLQATLSQDIEHGSLLVDGAQTKAETGDNFICATIDWWPHDKCDYNHCPWGYSSVVNLDLSHPFLAKAIQALRPLRIRLGGSLQDQVLYDVGSLKSPCHPLQKVKGGLFGFSKGCLHMKRWDELNQFFNETGAIVTFGLNALHGKHQISHNVWEGAWDPTNAYDFIEYTISKGYKIDSWELGNELSGKGIGASVGVAQYGKDLIKLKQILSTLYESSKFKPSLVAPGGFYEKHWYDRLLQVSGSGIINVLTHHLYNLGPGSDEHLERKILDPERLSRVESIFGNLSETIKIYGPWSSAWVGEAGGAYNSGGNHVSNRFLNSFWYLDQLGIASCYSTKVYCRQTLIGGNYGLLNTTTFAPNPDYYSFVASINGEEGSCSLK
- the LOC114409685 gene encoding heparanase-like protein 1 isoform X1 is translated as MRFHLALFLFLASLQATLSQDIEHGSLLVDGAQTKAETGDNFICATIDWWPHDKCDYNHCPWGYSSVVNLDLSHPFLAKAIQALRPLRIRLGGSLQDQVLYDVGSLKSPCHPLQKVKGGLFGFSKGCLHMKRWDELNQFFNETGAIVTFGLNALHGKHQISHNVWEGAWDPTNAYDFIEYTISKGYKIDSWELGNELSGKGIGASVGVAQYGKDLIKLKQILSTLYESSKFKPSLVAPGGFYEKHWYDRLLQVSGSGIINVLTHHLYNLGPGSDEHLERKILDPERLSRVESIFGNLSETIKIYGPWSSAWVGEAGGAYNSGGNHVSNRFLNSFWYLDQLGIASCYSTKVYCRQTLIGGNYGLLNTTTFAPNPDYYSAVLWHRLMGKKVLAVSSDVSSPFLRTYAHCTKDRAGVTLLLINLSNQTDFILTVRNPVTASVVENEVATSTHKESSFFDKLKKTFSWVGTKGSEVTFREEYHLTPKDGYLRSQTMVLNGIPLELTDEGDLPPLDPVRNNVRSPIYMTPLSIAFVVYPNFDAPACATHRKL